The following are from one region of the Planctomycetota bacterium genome:
- a CDS encoding aldo/keto reductase, producing MSTITRRDVLKASLAAGAALPLGCARPQAPTISQSELPRRVLGKTGARVTILGLGCAWIAKDPATPTRAVVEAALDCGVRYFDTAPNYDRSEESLGPLLKGVRDQVFLVTKLDHLSAKEAEADLRQSLKRLRTDHVDLLLLHGVGIPNGWEDVRRITAADGVLAYLRKAKRDGLTRFIGMSVHPPHGPALELLDRAADLDVAMPFLNALAVAEHGAALAERCHRMGMGLAAMKVLGGEGQLAKDYDRAFRYPLSLPGVACAVVGAKSAAEVRRAAQAAREFRPLSAAEMQQAAKAGARLVAAAAGDYALLRPHFALDAGGHCHV from the coding sequence ATGAGCACGATCACCCGCCGCGACGTTCTGAAGGCTTCTCTCGCCGCGGGCGCAGCGCTGCCGCTGGGCTGCGCGAGGCCCCAGGCGCCCACAATATCCCAGAGCGAGCTGCCGCGGCGAGTCCTGGGCAAGACGGGCGCCCGCGTAACGATCCTCGGCCTGGGCTGCGCCTGGATCGCGAAGGACCCCGCCACCCCCACCCGCGCCGTCGTGGAAGCCGCGCTCGATTGCGGCGTGCGCTACTTCGACACCGCGCCCAACTACGACCGCTCCGAAGAGAGCCTCGGCCCCCTGCTCAAGGGCGTGCGCGACCAGGTGTTCCTCGTGACCAAGCTCGACCACCTGAGCGCGAAGGAGGCCGAGGCCGACCTGCGCCAGAGCCTCAAGCGGCTGCGGACCGACCACGTGGACCTGTTGCTCCTCCACGGCGTGGGCATCCCGAACGGATGGGAAGACGTCCGCCGCATCACGGCCGCCGACGGTGTGCTCGCTTACCTTCGCAAGGCGAAGCGCGACGGGCTTACGCGCTTCATCGGGATGAGTGTCCACCCGCCGCACGGCCCCGCCCTCGAACTGCTCGACCGCGCCGCCGACCTCGACGTGGCGATGCCGTTTCTGAACGCCCTCGCCGTGGCCGAGCACGGCGCCGCTCTGGCAGAGCGCTGCCATCGCATGGGCATGGGGCTGGCCGCGATGAAGGTGCTGGGCGGCGAGGGGCAGTTGGCGAAGGACTACGACCGCGCCTTCCGCTATCCGCTGAGCCTGCCCGGCGTGGCGTGCGCCGTGGTCGGGGCGAAGAGCGCGGCCGAGGTGCGGCGCGCGGCTCAGGCGGCGCGGGAGTTCCGCCCGCTTTCCGCCGCGGAGATGCAACAGGCCGCGAAGGCCGGGGCGCGGCTCGTCGCGGCCGCCGCTGGCGACTATGCGCTGCTCCGCCCTCATTTCGCGCTCGATGCTGGAGGACACTGCCATGTCTGA
- a CDS encoding PA14 domain-containing protein, with translation MKFNNALMLIGLVAVLVPILIHLLNRSRAKVLDWGAMRFLLASLTSQNRRILVEEMILLALRCLLVAFVVMAMAQPFLPTRSSIPWAVTLPAFLGAAIALGVAAAMWSYRRARWLLLAVALVLGAVAGGASALEQWWQELKWAAGRGERDVALVLDASMSMTLNVEGKTNFERAVEEARTLINGCKPGDAVCLWLAGPVPRAVVAAPTADRQQLAAALEGLAPMGGTMAVLEAINAAAQSLADGHNVTKKIVLLTDGQNVGWDPRSEARWRFLAESLKALPVPPQIICRRLPLPQTLRNAAVADLAFSRKVVGTDRSVRISVKVMNTGTVPLRPEAVELSVDGAKVATEKLATDIPPKAAETVRFDHRFEQAGPRLVSARLVLHDALAADNTADRVLHVVEKLPVLLVDGVPSPSPLGGAAAFIEIALAPRGTPEEDEPTAPDVPDEDLPPEEAAARKAAAAREAADDLRFLVEATVVPAPDIATVKSFRDYAVVILANVPALPTEVAKSLVGFVQAGGGLLIAPGARARPTFYNAWATPGSEPVAPASLAARADVQENPARVEPRSFTHPALQLLADPKASDAALALVKSYWKLDPDERDPAVRIGGRLGTGEPFLVERTLGKGRILLLATSLDPAGGNLPALKSFVPMLHEALAYLATPVMLDSNVAPGTEVVLELPERSGGAGATRGNGLRGEYYQGKDFQRLRATRVDATVNFEWRAARPAPAVEADGFSVRWTGWVVPRESGTHTFHVLADDGVRLWVDGRQLVDAWRGQNPTEYFAAMTLEAGRRYPIKMEFFEDTGDATAKLYWTCPGRGKEIIPQAQLYAAAVGGPSAPTREDEVAEVLTPSQRRCPARLARDNGALRVSFAETQEPGLYLLTLPAGLAELYTPPGAEGKGIPFVALSRVEESTIEPLTAADLELAKQSVDLFETELTDEVTAKVFGGVPGEDLWKYFIIGALLALLGEIAVTRWIAVQRRLGATPTVLFGSEVVDVQTFRDRAKQLLAVPGAASETVSKP, from the coding sequence ATGAAGTTCAACAATGCCCTCATGCTGATCGGCCTCGTCGCAGTGCTCGTGCCGATCTTGATCCATCTGCTCAATCGCAGCCGGGCCAAGGTGCTCGACTGGGGCGCGATGCGCTTCCTCCTGGCCTCGCTCACGTCGCAGAACCGCCGCATCCTGGTCGAGGAGATGATCCTGCTGGCCCTCCGCTGCCTGCTCGTGGCCTTCGTGGTGATGGCCATGGCCCAGCCGTTCCTGCCCACGCGCTCGAGCATTCCGTGGGCCGTCACGCTGCCGGCGTTCCTCGGCGCCGCCATCGCGCTCGGGGTGGCAGCGGCGATGTGGAGCTATCGCCGCGCGCGCTGGCTGCTCCTCGCGGTCGCCCTCGTGCTCGGCGCGGTGGCGGGCGGAGCCTCCGCTCTGGAACAGTGGTGGCAGGAGCTCAAGTGGGCCGCCGGCCGCGGCGAGCGCGACGTGGCCCTCGTGCTCGACGCCTCGATGTCCATGACCCTCAACGTCGAGGGCAAGACGAACTTCGAGCGCGCCGTCGAGGAGGCGCGCACGCTCATCAACGGCTGCAAGCCGGGCGACGCCGTGTGCCTGTGGCTGGCCGGCCCCGTGCCGCGGGCCGTGGTGGCCGCCCCCACCGCCGACCGCCAGCAACTCGCCGCCGCCCTCGAGGGCCTCGCCCCCATGGGCGGCACCATGGCCGTCCTCGAAGCCATCAACGCCGCCGCCCAGTCGCTCGCCGACGGGCACAACGTCACGAAGAAGATCGTCCTCCTCACCGACGGCCAGAACGTGGGCTGGGACCCGCGCTCCGAGGCCCGCTGGCGCTTCCTGGCCGAGAGCCTCAAGGCCCTGCCGGTCCCGCCGCAGATCATCTGCCGCCGCCTGCCCTTGCCCCAGACCCTGCGCAACGCCGCCGTGGCCGACCTCGCGTTCTCCCGAAAGGTCGTCGGCACCGACCGCTCGGTCCGCATCAGCGTCAAAGTGATGAACACCGGCACCGTGCCCCTGCGGCCCGAGGCGGTCGAGCTGAGCGTGGACGGCGCCAAGGTGGCCACCGAGAAGCTCGCCACCGACATCCCGCCGAAGGCCGCCGAAACCGTACGCTTCGACCACCGCTTCGAGCAGGCCGGGCCACGCCTCGTCTCGGCCCGCCTCGTGCTCCACGACGCCCTCGCCGCCGACAACACGGCCGACCGCGTGCTCCACGTGGTCGAGAAACTGCCGGTGTTGCTGGTGGACGGCGTGCCGTCGCCATCCCCATTGGGCGGTGCGGCCGCCTTCATCGAGATCGCGCTGGCGCCACGCGGCACGCCCGAGGAGGATGAGCCGACGGCGCCCGACGTGCCCGACGAGGACCTGCCGCCCGAGGAGGCCGCCGCCCGTAAGGCAGCCGCGGCGCGCGAGGCGGCCGACGACTTGCGCTTCCTGGTCGAGGCCACCGTGGTGCCCGCCCCCGACATCGCGACGGTGAAGAGCTTCCGCGACTATGCCGTGGTGATCCTGGCCAACGTGCCGGCCCTGCCCACCGAGGTGGCCAAGAGCCTGGTGGGCTTCGTGCAGGCCGGCGGCGGCCTGCTCATCGCGCCCGGCGCGCGCGCCAGGCCCACCTTCTACAACGCCTGGGCCACCCCCGGCTCCGAGCCTGTGGCCCCCGCCAGCCTCGCCGCACGCGCCGACGTGCAGGAGAACCCCGCGCGGGTCGAGCCCAGGAGCTTCACCCACCCCGCGCTCCAGCTCCTCGCCGACCCCAAGGCGTCCGACGCCGCCCTCGCGCTCGTGAAGTCGTACTGGAAGCTCGACCCCGACGAGCGCGACCCCGCCGTGCGCATCGGCGGCCGCCTCGGTACCGGCGAGCCGTTCCTCGTCGAGCGCACGCTCGGCAAGGGCCGCATCCTGCTTCTCGCCACTTCGCTCGACCCCGCGGGCGGCAACCTGCCCGCCCTCAAGAGCTTCGTGCCCATGCTCCACGAGGCCCTCGCCTATCTCGCCACGCCCGTGATGCTCGACTCCAACGTCGCGCCCGGCACCGAGGTCGTGCTCGAGCTGCCCGAGCGCTCGGGCGGCGCAGGCGCCACACGCGGCAACGGCCTCCGGGGCGAATACTACCAGGGCAAGGACTTTCAGCGCCTCCGCGCCACCCGAGTGGATGCCACCGTGAACTTCGAGTGGAGGGCCGCGCGCCCTGCGCCCGCCGTGGAGGCCGACGGCTTTTCGGTGCGCTGGACCGGCTGGGTCGTGCCGCGCGAGTCGGGCACCCACACCTTTCACGTCCTCGCCGACGACGGCGTGCGCCTGTGGGTGGACGGCCGCCAGCTCGTGGACGCCTGGCGCGGGCAGAACCCGACCGAGTACTTCGCTGCAATGACCCTGGAGGCGGGTCGCCGCTACCCCATCAAGATGGAGTTCTTCGAGGACACGGGCGACGCCACTGCGAAGCTCTACTGGACGTGTCCGGGCCGCGGCAAGGAGATCATCCCGCAGGCGCAGCTCTATGCCGCCGCGGTCGGCGGCCCCTCGGCCCCCACGCGCGAGGACGAGGTGGCCGAGGTTCTCACCCCCTCGCAGCGCCGCTGCCCCGCGAGGCTCGCACGCGACAACGGCGCGTTGCGGGTCAGTTTCGCCGAGACCCAGGAGCCCGGCCTCTACCTTCTCACGTTGCCGGCCGGACTGGCCGAGCTTTACACACCGCCGGGCGCCGAGGGCAAAGGCATTCCGTTCGTCGCCCTCAGCCGCGTGGAGGAGAGCACCATCGAGCCTCTCACCGCCGCCGACCTGGAACTCGCGAAGCAGAGCGTGGACCTCTTCGAGACCGAGCTGACCGACGAGGTGACGGCCAAGGTCTTCGGCGGCGTGCCGGGCGAGGACCTCTGGAAGTACTTCATCATCGGAGCCCTGCTCGCGCTCCTGGGCGAGATCGCCGTGACCCGCTGGATCGCCGTCCAGCGTCGCCTCGGCGCCACGCCCACCGTGCTCTTCGGCTCCGAGGTCGTGGACGTTCAGACCTTCCGCGACCGCGCGAAACAACTCCTCGCCGTGCCCGGGGCGGCATCTGAGACTGTGAGCAAGCCGTGA